Below is a window of Cydia splendana chromosome 3, ilCydSple1.2, whole genome shotgun sequence DNA.
atacctacttataaataaatatgattttgaTTTTGCTCGTTATTTAGGGTAACTAAACAAGGAGTAGGTAAGGTACCTGCTAATACAATGTAATGATAGACTTTATAAACCCAACAGATCCAAAATTTTAAgactaattaattaaataagagAGGGTTTTGAAAACATTAATTAGTGCTTTTTTCAtataacgatttttttttcgatataagtaagtatacatattttaaacatcaatTAATCAATATTAGGTACATCAAGTAGAAACGAGCGTTCTAACCATATATTATCTATTAAGTAACGCGAATATCGATTAAGTAACTGTCTATAGGAACCTACTCTTAGTTATTTCTTCCTTTGTGtctaatataaaaatatctatTTGTATTCCGAAAACAGAAGCTTTTGCAATAATAATGTCACTCACACGATGTTTATCGTGATAATGAGTTATGGTGAGGCGGCAATAGGCCTCatcataaaaatattaagtacGGGTTATTGACAAATATTTATGGCACATAAAGAGGGGATAATTACAACTCTTTGCTTCATAAAAAGCGTCGGGAAGGGTGCGGTACTGTTAAAATTTATCACTAGCATTGTCACCCGACCACCAATAACCGTGCCCATAATGCGCTGATCGATTATCCATCATTTGCGCCGGGACAATAAAGATTACATACTGTAAAAAAGCGTATCACATATTTGAAGTACCTAATTCCGTACAAAGTAATCAACTACTTAGGACGGCAGCGTATTCTAGAATCTATAAGTTAGGCAGGCAGCCTCAGCCGATGTTTCCATCTGTATTTACTTGGCGAGTCAACTTTTACATTTTGTCCGTATTACAATTCAGGGCACATCACGAGTTCGGTTTGCTGCCCGGCCTCGAAACAGCGAGTAATGTTATTAAAAAGTTATGGGATAAGCCGGCGGTAcgtgccgcgcgccgccgccgcctaatcacaaactttaaaattatctcattactttttacatcaTCCGATGGTAGAATACGTAATTAGCTTCACCGAACATTTTTTCCGAGCCTGTTTCAAGATGAAATGCTGTGTTTTGTCACTTATAATAAGAAACATAAGCGCGGCGCAAAGAACCGCCGCGGCACTCGGCAGCGTCCAGTAATTCTATTTTGCCTCCTTCAATTAAGCGCGACGGCTAAGTCCACAGTTCGGCCCGGAATTAATTCCACAGCTAAGTAGATAATGTAAGGAGCTTCCCTCCTCGCCGCCTCTTCACGCCTCGAGGAGAACTTTCAATTATGATTTTGTCTAATTTTAATTAAGTGCTCTCAAAAAGGCTTTTCTCCGTCGaaattaatatttgaatataattTGGGCGGAGCGGGCGGGCGGAGTTTGGCGCTCGAGGAATAATTAATTCCATTATAAGTGGTCCGCTCGAGCGCGGGCGCGCGGCCGGGGCTGCTGGACGACACCCCTTCCATGACAAGGGAATAACACAATTAGAAAAAACATCAAGTAATCAAGTCCAATCTaattattatcatttaaataaaatacacagatGACTTTAGGCGGAGGATGCGGGAGCGAGGCAAGGCTTGTTCGCGGCAATTTGCGCAACAGGTCGGGGCGGAAGCGACCTGCATCGGCATGATTGCGACCAAATGTTTCCTCCGCAGCGTCTGGCAACGGTTTTTGCCGCGTTTTTTGTCGTCTACTGCTGATAAGTGCGCTATCGATAGGTTCCACGGCGTGTTTGTTTAGGCCGAAACTAACGAGTGACGGAAGTGATGCCGACTATGACAATTTTTGTCTTGAGTTTACACCTAAGGACATGATAGAGTTATGATACCCGTATACctatacataagtaggtatatgcatTTTGTTGTCTCTTACCTTTATCATTTTTGacaacagaaaaaaatattatgatgtcGTTTGTTTGTTGTTAGTAATGCATCAACATAactaatatttgtttttttttgtcgcaGGTGTGTCAGTGAGACCGCTATCAGCAATGCGTCAAGAATCATTACCGATGTTAGCTGAGCGCCTGCTGGCGACGCGCGCTGCGGCGCTAGTGGCCGGGTTGCCGGCCGAGCTGTACTCGGGCGCGCTGCTGGCCGCCTGGCCGCCGTCCCCGCCCGCGCCTCTGTTGCCTCCGCCGGAGCTAGACCGCCGCAAGCGACGCCGCGCGTCCAAACTCGACGACACCGTCACCACCTCGCACACAACCGCGCCCCTCTCCCCGCCCTCCTCGGGGTCCTCACCCGGTGCAGCCGATCCGCCCAGAGATAAACTTTTCACCTGCAAGATCTGTTCGCGCTCTTTCGGTTACAAACACGTGCTGCAGAATCACGAGCGCACCCACACTGGTGAGAAGCCGTTCGAGTGCGGTGAGTGCCACAAGCGGTTCACGCGCGACCACCACCTGAAGACACATCTCCGCTTGCACACGGGCGAGAAGCCATACAGCTGCCCGCACTGTCCACGCCACTTCGTGCAGGTGGCTAACCTGCGGCGGCACTTGCGCGTGCACACCGGCGAGCGGCCATACGCTTGCCCGAGCTGCCCGGCGCGATTCTCCGACTCCAACCAGTTGAAAGCCCACGCGCTGGTGCACGAGGGTGATGCGCCGTTCGCTTGCCGCTGCGGGGCGCGCTTCCGGCGGCGACAGGCGGCCGCTCTGCACCGCTGCGCGGGCACCGGCTGCGAGCCCGACTCGCCGAGCCCGCCCGCGGCCACGGCCGCCGACTGGCGCTGGGACGAGTGGCCCGAGCAGACGGAGCCCGAGGACCTGTCGCTCCCGCGGCGGCCGGCCAcgccggactcgcccaccgaccTGCGCGTGCACTCCGCGTAGTCTCCGCGCTCCACGCGCCGCTGAGCCGGTATACGAGTTCCTCCCGCGTAGACCCCGCGCCATACTCGGTCGCATGCGCGCCGTCCCAGCCCGAGCCTATTATGTAGATCTCATAATGTTTAGTTGGACATGGAAATACTTCTCAgaacaaacatttaaaaagtCCTAGTCGTTAATTTTTTGCGCGTTTTCGCGGTAATCACTACTGAGTCAGTCTAGTTAGGTAGTCGTGCAGTTTTTATGAGTTTGCAATTGCAAAGTCTACCATAAAGACACTTTTTATTCGTGTTACAGTTTAAAAACTTCATTGTTATACCATTTGCATAATCGCAAGGTGAGGGAAGGAAAAAATGCGATGGTTTTGTTCCTTTGTTTTGAAATTTGCAAACCTAAGAAAGATCGAACCCGTTGCACAAAAGTAATACTGTGACGTATTGTTGTTTGCTATTGTTTCcaattgtaaacaaaaaaatgtgCACGTTACGGTCCATGAggccggcggcgcggcgcgtccGAGGCGCGCTCCGCGCTCGCCGAGCGGGAACCGGAATACGCCCGGAGAAGGCCGCGACATTGACTTATTATTTTCCGCGACAAAGGCTAGTTCACAATCGTTGATTATTAAGTATTGATTTGAAGGGAATTCCTCAAAGCGAACAAAGCGGTCGTCATTGTGTTCGGCCAGATCCTCGCCTTGCGACAACCGGTTCAGTATCACCCTCTTTTGTGCGCGACTGCCAGTTTTTAATCAATAGCCTCGAGCTCGTTTTGTGCTTGTACAAGCATTAATTTAAGTTTTCTGACCGATAATACGTAACCGATACTGGTGCTTTGCTTCAATAAAATTATAGGGGccgtttgtttgtttgtttgttgaaGTTGTAGCTTAGTACCTATAGATccggcgggcggcgcggcgcgcggccgGAGCGCACCGCTTTTGTACATAATGCTGTccctaaataaaattatttattatttatcaattagtttttaggtatttttaaatattttcagcGCCATTTCCGATGTAACGAAATTGGTACTGGAAAGTAAATGTGGTTTGTAAATATATTTCTATGTAAGTATACCAAATAGCCGAAATCTGTTGATGCGATTGGGTAAGACACTTGAAGACCGTAAAAATCACTTATCGTGCAACAGATGTAAGGAAtcgtgaaaataaatgaaaatgttaaataaactttacaaatttttgaatgtattttgaTAGCGAAAATTAAGGGCCATGAACGGGTTGCATTGATATCTGTTGAATAGAAGATGTTTTCGTATAGTTTTTAAGATACAATCTAAATATTTAATGTGAAAATTGTATATATGTGAATCGAATAGGGTGGATCCAATGCACAACGCACATGGTCCGAGTAGCTAGGTAAGGTAGCGGCGCCGGCGCTGCACGCTGCACGCTGCACGCTGTCGGCGCGCGGATGGAGCATATTTCGCAATTTGTTCTACGGGTATTAGTTTCCTATTAGGGTTAGTGTGTTTATTGTATTCGTTTTTGTCTAATTTACCATCGCAGAGTAATTGTTCTCAATGTTTTAGCGCACACGATaaatgtatgtaagtatttaacAGTGCTACTtgttgattattattattttattttcattagtGTTAAAGTGTCACGGAGCGTAGGGTCTTAGAGTAGATCGAGACGGTGTAAAATATAAAGAGTTTTTCCCAAAGAAATTattggtacaaaaagtaatgtGTACAAATTAAATGATACTTTCAATTAGAAGTTGTAATTCCATGTTGCAATGTTGTATCGTAAAATATGGTAATTATAGTGTTATTGCTACGGTGCCATTATCTACCTCATACGTTAGAGATACCGCTCCAGGGTATAGAGCCAAAGTTCTTGGAATATTTTCTATTGTCtacgattataataaatatCACGTTAAGCGAGAGCGAGCTATCGCACACCGTCACCTGATGCCGCGAGCGGCGGAACCATTTGAGActgattttaatttaattatgtaaCACCTAATATTTTACTGTATCTACTAGATTTGTCCTAATAATCTAATGTCGAAGTATCGGCCCgactcgaactttaagatacgtcaattaatagatctagaaactatatggattagatatgtcagtgtcaaatgtgacgtttcttcaaacataaacgtcacctttgacactgactgagcccaagccctctcgcgcatgagaggaggcctgtgctcagcagtgggacgtatatagtcTGAATTAttattgacactgacacatgtCAATTGTAATATATATCGGGTCTAGAGACTTTAACGTATCttaaatctattaattgacgtatcttaaagttcgaatcgggcagtattaTGTATCTCCCGCGCCAATCCGCGCGGGTTGCGCGCGAGCCGGCGCGGTGGTCGATCGTAGTCCAAACCTTCATTTGCAATTTACTTGAGTtcctattttataaaaaaagtttttaacttTATTGTTTTGCTTAAatttgtttatatgtatttgttaGTCGACGCACTAGGTTTCAGTGCcatgataacattgataacacATCGCAAACTATTCCACAAATAATTTAAGAAGTtaaataataagatatatatgtAAATGGATTAAGATATTGTCTTAGTTTCTGTAATTCGGTGATACTGCCATAAATCTAACTACCTCATGCTCGGACACAGGTTACTTTAACTAATCATCAAACTGACAAGctaataattgtaatattaatatgtactttACGAGGTACCTCATAAAGTAACAGTTATATATTTAATGATAACACACACGGTGTGATACAATGAACATAGTTACATTTATCAATGTCCAGTaccaacataattattataataaagagATGTTTGTTATTTAATCACTTTTTgatttctatatttatttaccctTTACTTCATAATTTGCAATTTGAATGCCGAACAGAATACTTTGATAAAAAAATCAGATAAAGGCCGTCTTAACTTTGCACCGACATAGATACATAAAACAAAGTGGGAGTgacattataaacgtcatattttgaCATTAATCATGACATTTCCACACAAATGTCTTGCAGGGTCAGCTTAGTCCGACTCTACCTAAATTAGTGTTCTAGAGTCCCCACATAAATACAATAGAAAACACCCACAACTAGGAGATTACTTTTTAGGAAAAGGTAATTGGGACATTTGACTCAAACGGTGTAGAATTTTATTCGTCGGCACCCCTCAAGTAGGAACAAAAACTTGAGGCCACACACGTTTTGATATCTAAATTATGTCATATTATTATCATTCGCGCGAGCATGTCGCTCGTACCGTCCGTCCGTATATGTATTGGTGCGAGCAAGATACACATGTGAATGATAACCAAATGACACTATTTCGATGTTAAAATGTAACTTTCTACCCGATTCGAACTTCaggatacgtcaattaatagatctagaattCTAGACGATATGAATTAGATGTGTCGGTGTcataagtgacgtttttgtttgaagaaacgtcacatttgatttgacttacggctcgattcggaaaatgaattagatttctactagacttcaacaagttacgatacggataatttaaagatatttgtacgatagatatgtcaaatttgacgtttccacgattctggaggtcctcttgaatgatatcgacaagttatgacttagatatccaagtcacatctagtcgatatctaatgtagatctagttgatcactaaatcgtctcaagatcttgtgattatctcgaaatccgaatagggcAGAAAGTCCGTcttaactttgcaccgacttagATACATAGAACAAAGTGGGAGTgacattataaacgtcatattttcatagaaatttgacattaatcaTGACATTTCCACACAAATGCCTggcagagttagcttagtccGACTCTACCTAAACTAGTGTTCTAGAGTAAGTACCCATATAAATACAATAGAAAACACCCACAACTATATAGGAGATTACTTTTTCGAAAAAGGTAATTGGGACATTTGACTCAAACGGTGTAGGATTTTACTCGTCGGCACCCCTCAAGTAGGAAGAAAACCTTGAGGCCACACACGTTTTAATATCGATATTATGTCATATTATTATCATTCGCGCGAGCATGTCGCTCTTACCGTCCGTCCGTATATGTATTGGTGCGAGCAACATGCACAGGTGAATGATTAACAAATGACACTATTTCGATGTTAAAATGTAACTTTCTGCCCGATTCAAATTTaggatacgtcaattaatagagcTAGACGATATGAATTAGATGTGTCGGTGTCATAAGTGTCGTTTTTGTTTGaggaaacgtcacatttgatttgacactgacatatctaatccatatcgtttctaggtatattaattgacgtatcttaaagttcgaatcggagcGTTTGAATTGGTCCCCctaaaaaaaaggtttaaaaatattacaatagTTTCACAAACGAATAACTTTTCTAGTAGGATAACAGATAACTTGATGAGTAacattattatgtaggtatcatagtctaataaaacatggtcttctcttccccgagtgacacaagcctacgtcacaataacattgccactttatatagcgctatcgcataatatattatcatatagcgctgtcgcatgatgacgtaggcttgtgtcagtcacgtgaccacgaaaagacgggaagagagtaccaggcggagtatattattataccatggtacctAATATAGCTGACAGTCGGGTGAATAATACCCATACGCGGTTATGGCACTATGCGGATCCGAGCGCCGCTCCGGTGTCTAAGCGCGACAGTGCTAATATGCACGTAAGTACGTATATAGCGACGTCCCACTGTCACACCGGACCGGCATGCGGAGCATCCATGAAGCATCCATGTGAAGGTCGCCTAGCCTAGCCTAGCTGTGAAGGCGGGCAGGTGAGTAgtgtgagtaggtacctacttgtgcAGTTGGGCGAAGTAACTCAACAAGCGCGGCACGCCGCATATCTTCGGAGACAAACGCACTGGAATCCGGTtggtatttattaaattaatcgcTCCCCCCACACTCCGCACTGCCACCCCGAAAGAATAGTTTAACCGACTCACGCAGCGTACTAAATACGTAGacgaacaacacgcgaacgtgaagcgaagcgatgcggcgcggggtgaatcaatcctttgatacctatagaagtgtcctacgtgggcgatctcgttgcgaacgcgaacgccttgggcccgccgcgccgcgtcgcgttcgcgagttgttcgctgtAAGACGCAGCGTCAGCGCAAGTTGAGGTACATAGGTGATATCGTAAACCACGCGACGCGATATTACTAAATGCGTTCAAGCGTTCTTGAAAACAGGCTtttgacagatagacggacaacGAAGTGACGTTCTATACGGGTAGGTTACAAATTAGTAGGGAGCATCACGCTTTCCTTAAGGCAAGATCTAGAAAAATAAATACGGCATAACGGCATGAACAGCGCTTCTAATTGCGTTAACTTCAAAGATTGATTTATTCACAGCTCCAAAGAACTGGAACTGATGAGTctataattagggcgagcgaagcgagccctatcactattcgacgaactatgcattcttgtggtacactttacggaaaaactactgcactgttaggtttgaaatttaacatagtcgtttaaattcatgtctagatgtgttatcaaacataaaaatatcattttataaacataaaaaataaataaaagggtc
It encodes the following:
- the LOC134806287 gene encoding protein krueppel-like: MALSLQSTQNSRGVSVRPLSAMRQESLPMLAERLLATRAAALVAGLPAELYSGALLAAWPPSPPAPLLPPPELDRRKRRRASKLDDTVTTSHTTAPLSPPSSGSSPGAADPPRDKLFTCKICSRSFGYKHVLQNHERTHTGEKPFECGECHKRFTRDHHLKTHLRLHTGEKPYSCPHCPRHFVQVANLRRHLRVHTGERPYACPSCPARFSDSNQLKAHALVHEGDAPFACRCGARFRRRQAAALHRCAGTGCEPDSPSPPAATAADWRWDEWPEQTEPEDLSLPRRPATPDSPTDLRVHSA